The genomic DNA CGCCGAGCTCGACGCTGACGTTCTACGACCAGCTGGTGGCCAACCACCAGGACGTGGTGCTGCACACCTATCCCGACGAAGATCACGGCGGCGCAGTGCTTGCCTCGCTGCCGGATTCGACACCGTTCCTCGCGGAGATGTTCCGGTAGTTACTGATTCAGCTGTTGCCTGATGGCCTGGTCCTGTTGCTGCCCGTACTGAACCACCAGATCCATCGGAACGGGATCATCGACTGCGCCCAGGAATTGAACCTCGGTGGCGGTGCCGCCGCGGGTGAACAGCAGCACGCTCACCGACTGTGTACCGTCCGGCGACATTCCGGAGGAGACGGTGCCGTTCTCGCCCACCTCCACCGGTTCGGTGGTCGGCGCGGCCACCAGGGCCGGCAGGTCGGCCTGCATGCTCTGCATCGCGCCGGATGCGGCCATCGGATCGGTCGAGACGATCACGGTGTCGATGATCCGTCTCGAGTCGTCGCGGTGCGCGAAAGTGCGCTCCACACCGGGCTGCCCGCCGGGGTTCAGCACCGGAGGTGCAGCGACGTACGCCGTGGAATCGGAGATGATGTTCGGATCCACCGCCAGTCCGGCGTAGTCGGGTGGCTGCGCGGCGGCCGACCCGGCTGCTGCGATCAGCGCCGCCGCGACCGTCGCGGTGACCGCGGCCGCCCTAGCCGTCAGCATGGGTAGCAGCCGTAGCCGTACCAGCCGTCACGCCAGTGCCATCCGCCGCCGCAGCCGCGGACGCCGGTGGTGCCGCTGCAGTCCAGCGGCTGGATCGACTCCGGACCTGTGACCGGCGCGGGTGCGGGCACACTGCCGACGTTCGGGTTGACCTGCGCTGCCTGCGCGGTGGGTGCGAAGCTCAGGAGCCCCGCGGCCACCACGCCTGCGACCGCCATACGGCGCAGCGTGCCTGGCTGGTGAAGGTGCATCGATGTTCTCACTTTCCTCGACAGATGGGTCATGCGGCGGCAGAGTCTGCCGACGTTTCGGTGTCCGAAGCAGGTTCGGTGTCCGGCTCCGTTGTTGCCGGTGTTTCGGGGGCCTCGTCTTCAGCCGGCTCGACCTCTTCGGCGGGCTCAGCGTCGTCGACGGTTTCGGTGCCTGTCTCATCGGACTCGTCGGTGGCCTCCGGAGCATCCGTCGGATCTTCGGTGTCCGTGGACTCCTCGTCGGCGGCAGGTGTCTCGTCCTGGACAACGTCGTCCTCAATAACGTCGTCCTCAACAACGTCGTCCTCAACAACGTCGTCCTGGATGACGTCCGCCTCGACGAGCGCCGGATCCGGCGCGTCCTCGCCAGTATCGGAAAGGGTGTCGACGGCAACCGTTTTCGTGGTCTGCTCCGGGACATCAGGTCCATGTACGGCGTCGTGGATGCCTTGTTCCACAGCCTGAACGAGGTCGTCGAGCACCGCCAGCGGGTTGGTGCGCAGACTGAACGGCAGGATCGACAGCGGTGCGTAGACGCCGGGGTCCTCGGTGCGGTCATAGCCGAGGTCGATCAGCACCCGCAGCACCGGCGAGATGAGATCGACGAACGGCCGGACCAGGGCGGTGGTGTTGGTTCTAGACGCCAGCTCCAGCAGCGGCATGACGATCGGCAGGGTCGGGCTGGGCACCACGATGTAGGTGTTGCCGTACTCGTCCTGCCTGCCGTTGGCGGGGTCATACACCGCGTCCAGGTACTCCTGCACCGAGGGGTAGTAGCCCGGAGTCTGGCAATTCGGCACCTGACAGGGGAGCGACGGACTGTATTTGTCGGGGGACAGCGTAGAACCGTGCAGATACATGAAGCCCGCGATGGCGTTCAGCACGGCCAGCGGGTTGCCCCAGTACTTCGGTGCATCTCCCACGCCGTCGTATTCCATGATGATCGAGGTGAACGTGATGCCGGTGTCGGTGGGAGTCGGCAGCCCGGTGGTGACGTCGAGAAACGGGATCTGACCGAGGAAGCCCAGCCGCGACCACAATCCGCCTGCGGGGTTGTCGATGTTCCCGCTGAGGACCACCTGTAGCCGAGCCTTGTCGTCGTCGCTCAGCGTCGAGGCCAGCGCGGCAAGGGTATTCGAGATCACCGCGGAGCCCTGCGAATGGCCGTAGAGGACCACCTCGTCGTCGGTGCCGGCCAGCGCCGCACCCATCGCCAGCGCCAACTCCGTCATGCCGCCCTGGACCGAGACATCCCACTTCTGGCAGTCCACAGCACACCAGCGGGGCAGGAAGGACAATGGCCAGAAGGAAGCCGGGTAGCTGATACCCACCACGTCACAGGTGCCGGCGCCCTCGCACGCGGTACCACCGAGGTAGTAGTTCTGGGCGTTGACCATCGAGTCCGGCAGCGGTACCGGCATGCCGGTGGGAGGGACGAACACCACCGTTGCGGCGTCGGCGCCCACCGGCAGGGCGACCGGCGTCGCGGCAACCACCGCCGCCGCGACCACACCGGCCACTACTCTCAGAGTTTCCCGCACGTCACCCCCAGCAAATCCGGTCACAGAATCGGCGGAATACCCCGAGATGGGAAACTCGTGCTGCGTACCGCCCGTCAAGCACGGTACAAATAATTGTCGGGTGTGTAACTAACCCATATGGGTGAAGTCCGCCCGCAAAACATGCAGGCATCTGCGACGGGGGGCGCCATGAGCGCAGGCGGTGAACTCGACCTTCTGGACGCGCTCTACAGCGCCGCGGCCGACCCCGACCGGTGGCCGGCCATCATCACGCTGCTGTCGGATCACGTGGGGGCACACGGCGGGATGCTGGTCCGCAACGCCACGGAGGCATCCGCAAGCAGTTGTGTGGTGGGCCGCCTCTGTCCGGAGATCTCGGCCCTGTACCTCGAGCGGTACACCGACAACCCGTGGACCCGGGCCGCCGAGGTGGTGCCCATCGGGGAGGTCGCGGTCCTGAGCGACTTGTATGACCTCCGCGAAGGTCGCCACCTGCCCTGGTACACCGATGTGCTGGTGGCCTCCAACATCCAGGAAATGGCCTACCTCAGCCTGCCGGGCTTCACCGGGCCCACGAGTGTGGGCGGGTTGGCGTTCTGTTTCGCCGACACCACGCACAGCGCGGAGGCTGCACACCGCCTCCGCGACTTGAGAACGCATCTGCAACGGGCGGTATGGCTGTCCCAACAGGTGGACCGGTCGCGCATGCTGGATCTGCGGCTCGACGAGATGCTGCACCGGTCCCCGGGGCCGGTGCTGTTGTTGTCGACCACGTGCCGGGTGGTCGGCATGAACAGAGCCGCCGAGGCGCTGCTGCGGGAACAGTCGGATCTCGGCGTCGACCGCAACGGGCACCTGCACGCCGACGCGCCCGCCGACGATGATGCGCTGCGCGCTGCGGCGCGGCGCGCGGTCAACCCGGGGGTAGACCCCTGCAGCGGTCCGCTGGCGGTGACGATCAACCGCCCGCCCCGAGCACCGTTGCGGGTGCTGCTCACGCCGCTGCCGCAGAACCACATGCTGCCCGCGCTGGACCCGGACGCGCAGGCCGTGGCGCTGGTGACCGTGGTGGATCCGGAGACGGTGCAACGCGCCAAGGCCGCCGCCCTGTCGGAGCTCTACGGGCTCACCACCGCCGAGGCGCGGGTGGCCGTGGTACTCGCAACCGGCGTCGGCAGGGTGAAAGTAGCGGAGCAGCTTCATGTTTCGCTGGAGACCGTGAAGAAACACACCGCTGCGTGCTTTCGCAAGGTGGGCGTGACCACCCAGGCGGGCCTTGCCTACGTGGTTGCCAGTGTGCCCAGCGGGCTGCCGTGACGCGGTGGGTTGGCGGCGCTTTGCCGCGGACGTCAATAAGGGAGTGACAACAACGGCAGTCCTTTGCGGAGGCGTGCGCTACAGTGACTCAAACCACAGGCCGGTGAGTTGGAGGGATGTCGCGTGGGTATTGGTATCCAGGTCGAGGGGCTGACCAAGTCCTTCGGATCCCAGCGAATCTGGGAAGACGTCACCTTTGATTTGCCGCCGGGCGAGGTCAGCGTGCTGCTGGGCCCCTCCGGCACCGGTAAGTCGGTGTTCCTGAAGTCGCTGATCGGGCTGCTGCGCCCGGAGCGCGGCAAGATCATCGTCGACGGCACCAACATCATCGACTGCTCCGCCAAGGAGCTCTACGAGATCCGCACCCTGTTCGGCGTCATGTTCCAGGACGGCGCCCTGTTCGGGTCGATGAACATCTTCGACAACACCGCGTTCCCGCTGCGCGAGCACACCAAGAAGAAGGAAAGCGAAATCCGTCAGATCGTGATGGAGAAGCTGGAACTGGTGGGCCTCGGCGGCGACGAGGGCAAGTTCCCCGGCGAGATCTCCGGCGGTATGCGCAAGCGCGCCGGCCTGGCCCGCTCGCTGGTGCTGGACCCGAAGATCATCCTCTGCGACGAGCCCGACTCCGGTCTGGACCCGGTGCGTACCGCCTACCTGTCTCAGCTGCTGATCGACATCAACGCCCAGATCGACTGCACC from Mycolicibacterium tokaiense includes the following:
- a CDS encoding ABC transporter ATP-binding protein produces the protein MGIGIQVEGLTKSFGSQRIWEDVTFDLPPGEVSVLLGPSGTGKSVFLKSLIGLLRPERGKIIVDGTNIIDCSAKELYEIRTLFGVMFQDGALFGSMNIFDNTAFPLREHTKKKESEIRQIVMEKLELVGLGGDEGKFPGEISGGMRKRAGLARSLVLDPKIILCDEPDSGLDPVRTAYLSQLLIDINAQIDCTILIVTHNINIARTVPDNIGMLFRKHLVMFGPREVLLTSDEPVVRQFLNGRRIGPIGMSEEKDESTMAEEQALVDAGHHDGGVEEIVGVPPQVMATPGMPERQAVGRRQARVREILHTLPPAAQEAIREDLDGTQNASAHQSSEATTRQQAYDDDAPTGAIPAQGQA
- a CDS encoding helix-turn-helix transcriptional regulator, producing MSAGGELDLLDALYSAAADPDRWPAIITLLSDHVGAHGGMLVRNATEASASSCVVGRLCPEISALYLERYTDNPWTRAAEVVPIGEVAVLSDLYDLREGRHLPWYTDVLVASNIQEMAYLSLPGFTGPTSVGGLAFCFADTTHSAEAAHRLRDLRTHLQRAVWLSQQVDRSRMLDLRLDEMLHRSPGPVLLLSTTCRVVGMNRAAEALLREQSDLGVDRNGHLHADAPADDDALRAAARRAVNPGVDPCSGPLAVTINRPPRAPLRVLLTPLPQNHMLPALDPDAQAVALVTVVDPETVQRAKAAALSELYGLTTAEARVAVVLATGVGRVKVAEQLHVSLETVKKHTAACFRKVGVTTQAGLAYVVASVPSGLP
- a CDS encoding PE-PPE domain-containing protein, which gives rise to MAGVVAAAVVAATPVALPVGADAATVVFVPPTGMPVPLPDSMVNAQNYYLGGTACEGAGTCDVVGISYPASFWPLSFLPRWCAVDCQKWDVSVQGGMTELALAMGAALAGTDDEVVLYGHSQGSAVISNTLAALASTLSDDDKARLQVVLSGNIDNPAGGLWSRLGFLGQIPFLDVTTGLPTPTDTGITFTSIIMEYDGVGDAPKYWGNPLAVLNAIAGFMYLHGSTLSPDKYSPSLPCQVPNCQTPGYYPSVQEYLDAVYDPANGRQDEYGNTYIVVPSPTLPIVMPLLELASRTNTTALVRPFVDLISPVLRVLIDLGYDRTEDPGVYAPLSILPFSLRTNPLAVLDDLVQAVEQGIHDAVHGPDVPEQTTKTVAVDTLSDTGEDAPDPALVEADVIQDDVVEDDVVEDDVIEDDVVQDETPAADEESTDTEDPTDAPEATDESDETGTETVDDAEPAEEVEPAEDEAPETPATTEPDTEPASDTETSADSAAA